CAGCGCATTACTCACTGGAGTTTCATCCGGTGACCACAGGTGCTGTTGAATCTGCTCATGGGTCAACAATTGATTGGGATGGCGCATAAAATATTCCAGCAGTTGATATTCCTTTTCCGACAGGGCGATCGGCTGGCCCCGACGATAGGCAACTTGATTATTGCGATCGAGTTCAAGATCCTTGTAGGTCAGGCGTTGGGTTTCCACAATCGGCGATCGTCTCAGCAATGCCCTCACCCTGGCCAACAACTCCCGCAGCTCAAATGGTTTAACCAAATAATCATCCGCGCCGCTATCTAAACCCGCCACCCGATCGTCGAGGGTATCCTTGGCCGTCAGAAACAAAACCGGCGTACTATCACCCACCTGGCGCAAATGCTGACAAATTTCGATCCCCGACATGTCCGCCATCATCCAATCCAGAATCAGCAGGTCATAGCCACCCGATCGCGCCATTTCCCA
The sequence above is a segment of the Pseudanabaena sp. PCC 7367 genome. Coding sequences within it:
- the rppA gene encoding two-component system response regulator RppA; its protein translation is MRLLLVDDEEELIAPLQQVLTNQGYGVDIASNGKQGWEMARSGGYDLLILDWMMADMSGIEICQHLRQVGDSTPVLFLTAKDTLDDRVAGLDSGADDYLVKPFELRELLARVRALLRRSPIVETQRLTYKDLELDRNNQVAYRRGQPIALSEKEYQLLEYFMRHPNQLLTHEQIQQHLWSPDETPVSNALVAQIRLLRRKIDGNAKSSLIATVYGKGYRFG